The proteins below are encoded in one region of Metabacillus dongyingensis:
- a CDS encoding ATP-binding protein, whose translation MSSGDDKRRKNLKVIQFDKDKNSLIETLQPKETFEDVGGLEDVKKRIRMDFIMPIQSPEFFQAYGKTGGGSLLLYGPPGCGKTFLAKAIAGEIDASFIHLELQAILSMYVGQSEHNLHDIFEKAREQKPCVLFIDELDALGGNRHRMSQHHDRVLVNQLLVELDGLQSFNDQVYIIGATNTPWYLDPALRRPGRFNSLLFIPPPSEEERELILSIKTKDKPQDKLDLSKIAKVTNHFSGADLTQVIDDAISKAIERSLEQGSLQPMSNTDLLKSAKDRNPTTLEWFATAKNYATFSDTNKDYKKVLHYMKTHGIR comes from the coding sequence ATGAGCTCTGGAGATGACAAGAGACGGAAAAACTTGAAGGTCATTCAGTTTGATAAGGATAAAAATAGTTTAATTGAAACCTTGCAGCCTAAGGAAACGTTTGAAGATGTCGGAGGACTTGAGGATGTCAAAAAGCGGATTCGCATGGACTTTATCATGCCCATCCAATCTCCTGAGTTTTTTCAGGCATACGGAAAAACTGGAGGGGGAAGCTTGCTGTTGTACGGTCCTCCGGGATGCGGAAAGACTTTCCTTGCTAAAGCGATTGCCGGTGAAATCGATGCCAGCTTCATTCACCTGGAACTGCAGGCTATTCTCTCAATGTATGTAGGCCAAAGCGAACACAATTTGCATGATATTTTTGAAAAGGCAAGAGAACAAAAACCGTGCGTTCTATTTATTGATGAATTGGATGCACTGGGAGGCAATCGTCACCGCATGAGCCAGCATCATGACCGTGTGCTCGTGAATCAGCTGTTAGTTGAGCTTGACGGTCTCCAATCTTTTAACGATCAGGTATATATTATCGGAGCCACGAACACCCCGTGGTACCTCGATCCTGCCCTTCGCCGTCCAGGAAGATTTAATTCGCTGTTATTTATTCCTCCGCCGTCTGAGGAGGAACGTGAGCTGATTCTTTCAATCAAAACAAAAGATAAGCCTCAGGATAAGCTTGATTTGTCAAAAATAGCAAAGGTTACCAACCATTTCTCAGGCGCTGATTTAACACAGGTAATCGATGATGCTATCTCAAAAGCGATTGAGCGTTCTCTTGAACAAGGCTCCCTACAGCCAATGTCCAATACTGATTTGCTGAAGTCAGCCAAAGATCGTAATCCCACAACACTTGAATGGTTTGCCACTGCAAAAAATTACGCTACCTTCAGCGATACAAATAAAGATTACAAGAAAGTGCTTCACTACATGAAGACACATGGAATCAGGTAA
- a CDS encoding ring-cleaving dioxygenase produces MQPLKGIHHVSAITAKAPENYEFYTKTLGLRLIKKTVNQDDVSVYHLFYGDEKGNPGTELTFFEIPNAGRVHEGVNSISATSLRVRNDEALSFWKKRFEEHDVEHGEIVQAGYRQTLSFKDFEGQRLILVSDENNDGVAAGQPWDKSPVPAEFAIIGLGPVKLTVAVPERTIEILTDILGFRAKGSYPSDVPGQPEILVFETGEGGSGAEVHIEERLDLPQERLGRGGVHHVAFRVDNEEEMHKWIEKLKSERIPSSGFVDRFYFRSLYFREPNGILFELATDGPGFDTDEELNHLGESLALPPFLENRRAEIEAKLKPLNTKLS; encoded by the coding sequence ATGCAGCCATTAAAAGGCATTCACCATGTATCGGCCATTACTGCTAAAGCACCTGAAAACTACGAGTTTTATACAAAGACGTTAGGTTTAAGATTAATTAAGAAAACCGTTAACCAGGATGATGTATCTGTTTATCATCTATTTTATGGAGATGAAAAGGGCAATCCGGGTACGGAGCTTACCTTTTTTGAAATTCCAAATGCAGGACGCGTGCATGAAGGGGTCAACAGTATATCGGCAACCTCGCTGCGTGTACGAAATGACGAGGCACTGAGCTTTTGGAAAAAAAGATTTGAAGAACATGATGTGGAACACGGCGAAATCGTTCAAGCAGGATACCGCCAAACTTTGTCATTCAAGGACTTTGAAGGACAGCGCCTGATCTTGGTTTCTGATGAAAATAACGATGGAGTTGCCGCAGGACAGCCTTGGGATAAAAGTCCGGTTCCAGCCGAGTTCGCCATCATTGGACTTGGACCTGTGAAGTTAACAGTAGCAGTGCCGGAGAGAACAATTGAAATTTTAACAGACATTCTGGGCTTTAGAGCAAAAGGAAGCTATCCATCTGACGTGCCTGGACAGCCAGAGATTTTAGTATTTGAAACAGGAGAAGGAGGATCAGGGGCAGAGGTTCACATTGAAGAACGCCTCGACCTTCCTCAAGAACGTCTCGGCCGCGGAGGCGTGCATCACGTTGCGTTCCGTGTGGACAATGAAGAGGAAATGCATAAATGGATTGAAAAACTGAAATCTGAGAGAATTCCAAGCTCAGGATTTGTAGACCGTTTTTATTTCCGTTCTCTGTACTTCAGAGAGCCGAATGGCATTCTGTTTGAGCTTGCAACAGATGGGCCTGGATTTGATACAGATGAAGAATTGAACCACTTAGGAGAGTCACTTGCACTGCCGCCGTTCCTTGAAAACCGCCGTGCGGAAATTGAGGCGAAATTGAAGCCTTTGAATACAAAATTGAGCTAA
- a CDS encoding ABC transporter ATP-binding protein, translated as MLKRFFAYYRPYKGLFLIDFSCAVIAGLLELGFPLVVNAFIDRLLPSGDWNLIIWACAGLLLLYILNTVLQYVVTYWGHMLGINIETDMRKKLFEHIQKLSFRFFDNTKTGHLISRLTNDLMEIGELAHHGPEDLFIAVMTLIGAFSVMLVINVKLALLTFLVIPFLLFLAIYFNNKMTGAIHQLYTDVADFSARVENNVSGIRVVQAFGNERFEKDQFQKNNLRFRLSKLLAYKIMAMNLSISYFLMRLVTLFVLLCGTWFVIQNELSYGEFIGFVLLTNVLFRPIEKINAIIESYPKGIAGFKRYIELIDTEPDIEDKPGAADGGSLTGDIRYEGVSFGYQNEDNVLNEIDLTIHSGETVAFVGPSGAGKTTLCSLLPRFYEVSAGRIMIDGTDIRDLTLHSLRRQIGIVQQDVFLFSGTMRENIAYGKLDATEHDIRLAAKHAQLEELIFSLPNGLDTVIGERGVKLSGGQKQRLSIARMFLKNPPILILDEATSALDTETEKAIQESLAKLSAGRTTLVIAHRLATIKTADRIIVVNKEGITEQGSHDELMAEGKGYRRLYEAQFQT; from the coding sequence ATGCTGAAGCGTTTTTTCGCCTATTACCGCCCTTATAAAGGGTTATTTTTGATTGATTTTTCATGTGCGGTAATCGCCGGACTGCTCGAGCTCGGCTTCCCGCTTGTCGTCAATGCCTTTATTGACCGTCTCCTTCCAAGCGGAGACTGGAACCTGATTATCTGGGCATGCGCCGGATTGCTTTTGCTGTACATATTAAACACAGTTCTTCAATATGTTGTCACCTACTGGGGGCACATGCTTGGAATCAACATAGAAACCGATATGCGCAAAAAGCTGTTTGAGCATATACAAAAGCTTTCCTTTCGCTTTTTCGATAATACGAAAACCGGTCATTTAATTTCACGCCTTACAAATGATTTAATGGAAATCGGCGAACTTGCCCATCACGGTCCAGAAGATTTATTTATAGCTGTGATGACGTTAATTGGAGCTTTTTCTGTGATGCTTGTGATAAATGTAAAGCTCGCGCTGCTGACATTCTTAGTCATTCCATTCCTGCTTTTCCTTGCTATTTACTTTAATAATAAAATGACAGGCGCGATTCATCAGCTCTATACAGACGTTGCTGACTTCAGCGCGCGTGTTGAAAACAACGTCAGCGGAATTCGCGTTGTGCAGGCTTTCGGAAATGAAAGATTTGAGAAAGATCAATTTCAGAAAAACAACCTGCGCTTCCGTTTATCAAAACTGCTTGCTTATAAAATTATGGCTATGAACTTATCAATCAGCTACTTCCTTATGCGCCTTGTCACACTGTTTGTCTTACTATGCGGCACTTGGTTCGTGATTCAAAATGAGCTTTCCTACGGTGAATTCATAGGCTTTGTCCTGTTAACGAATGTTCTTTTCCGTCCGATTGAAAAGATCAACGCCATCATCGAAAGCTATCCGAAAGGAATCGCGGGCTTTAAGCGTTATATTGAATTGATTGATACAGAACCCGACATTGAAGATAAACCAGGTGCAGCTGACGGTGGATCATTAACCGGGGATATTCGCTATGAAGGTGTATCCTTTGGTTATCAGAATGAGGACAATGTATTAAACGAAATTGATTTAACGATTCATTCCGGAGAGACCGTTGCATTTGTAGGCCCTTCCGGCGCCGGGAAAACGACGTTATGCAGTCTTCTTCCCCGATTTTATGAAGTGAGCGCAGGCCGGATTATGATTGATGGCACAGATATCCGCGACTTGACTCTTCACTCTCTGCGGAGGCAAATTGGAATTGTTCAGCAGGATGTGTTTCTTTTTTCCGGAACGATGAGAGAAAACATTGCTTATGGCAAGCTTGATGCAACGGAGCATGACATAAGGCTTGCAGCGAAACATGCACAATTAGAAGAACTGATTTTTTCTCTTCCAAACGGGCTTGATACGGTAATTGGAGAGCGCGGCGTCAAATTATCCGGCGGACAAAAGCAGCGCTTGTCCATTGCAAGAATGTTCCTTAAGAATCCGCCAATTCTTATACTTGATGAAGCTACCTCCGCCCTTGATACCGAGACGGAAAAAGCCATTCAGGAATCTCTGGCAAAGCTGTCTGCAGGCAGGACAACACTTGTCATCGCTCACAGGCTCGCAACGATTAAGACCGCAGACAGAATTATTGTGGTAAATAAAGAGGGCATTACTGAACAGGGTTCACATGATGAACTGATGGCAGAAGGAAAAGGATACCGCAGGCTTTATGAAGCGCAATTTCAGACTTAA
- a CDS encoding YqcI/YcgG family protein, which yields MITKSKYLLEKEDMTNPELVPEWVIREYKNFHNVVTDKTFPCYFGMAAEKKGELRYAYVSKEDWSNLPEALIAFKQLFDDAKRLIRHGLFVFVEPEEDEKSIPYYREYFWNILQYLHDNDKEPWPEDYPHDPDHHLWAFSFANEPYFVFGNAPAYKQRKTRDLGNSLVLGFQPRRIFEGLEGTSEGGSMSREKVRERVEKWDQLPKHPNISHYGDPEHREWKQYFIGDDIEPIQGKCPFHHGDVKN from the coding sequence ATGATAACTAAATCTAAATACCTTTTAGAAAAAGAAGATATGACAAACCCTGAACTTGTCCCTGAATGGGTCATTCGGGAGTATAAAAATTTTCATAATGTAGTAACAGATAAAACCTTTCCATGCTATTTCGGGATGGCAGCCGAAAAAAAAGGAGAGCTCAGATACGCATATGTTTCAAAGGAAGACTGGTCAAATCTTCCTGAGGCTCTGATTGCTTTCAAGCAATTATTTGATGATGCGAAAAGACTGATCCGCCACGGATTATTTGTTTTCGTCGAACCGGAAGAAGATGAAAAATCCATTCCTTATTACCGGGAGTACTTCTGGAACATTCTTCAATATCTTCATGACAATGACAAGGAGCCATGGCCTGAGGATTATCCTCATGATCCGGATCATCATCTTTGGGCGTTTTCTTTCGCAAATGAGCCGTACTTTGTTTTCGGAAACGCTCCAGCATATAAACAGCGGAAAACGAGAGATCTGGGGAACAGCTTAGTGCTTGGCTTTCAGCCCCGCCGCATCTTTGAAGGGTTAGAAGGCACATCAGAAGGCGGAAGTATGTCCCGTGAAAAGGTGAGAGAGCGCGTTGAGAAGTGGGATCAGCTTCCAAAGCATCCGAACATCAGCCATTACGGAGATCCTGAACACAGAGAGTGGAAGCAATATTTTATCGGGGATGACATTGAGCCTATCCAGGGTAAATGTCCATTCCATCATGGAGATGTGAAAAATTAA
- a CDS encoding MFS transporter, with protein sequence MESPQSVQVESGIKRLGLWRNRTFLSLFAAYTLSIFGGTFHTIALNIWILKTYDSATLMSAILITHLLISSCFASIAGTAADRMNRKKMMWISDLIRSVLVIGLAAAIYVHPPFWVIILLTALTALSGLFKGPAFNASLIDVVGKENIQTATGAMSLADNIARTLGFAAGGVIVAAFGGVTAILIDAFMFLLSVILVVIVKDFPEHRAAFAAKTTFKQDFMTGFTYIWKEPFARAITILSPTLILFFTTTLMIIQVMAIKEWRASPIEFGLIEASIPLGYMAGAGLIMFLGEKLVRRGVLIIGSMIGLGPLYMLLGEINSAAWSIPLILLVGFMFSFCTLLVNVILRLEVTSELQGRVFGMIGALTSVLPPAGLAFASFFTDAFGGGRVLFICGLSLFAVGIICWVLLKDIKNYK encoded by the coding sequence TTGGAAAGTCCTCAGTCCGTTCAGGTAGAATCAGGTATTAAGCGGCTCGGCTTGTGGCGCAACCGTACATTTTTATCTCTTTTTGCTGCATATACTCTCTCCATATTCGGAGGCACCTTTCACACAATTGCCTTGAATATTTGGATATTGAAGACGTATGACAGCGCGACTTTGATGTCAGCGATATTAATTACTCATCTTCTCATCAGCTCCTGTTTTGCTTCCATTGCAGGGACAGCAGCAGACCGGATGAACCGGAAAAAAATGATGTGGATTTCGGATTTAATCCGGAGCGTGCTTGTAATCGGGCTTGCAGCTGCGATTTATGTGCATCCTCCTTTTTGGGTCATCATTCTTTTAACCGCTTTAACTGCTTTATCAGGGTTATTTAAAGGACCTGCTTTTAACGCTTCCCTTATTGATGTAGTCGGGAAAGAAAACATCCAAACCGCCACAGGAGCTATGAGTCTTGCAGATAATATTGCAAGAACTCTGGGATTTGCAGCAGGCGGAGTCATCGTGGCCGCTTTTGGGGGTGTCACTGCTATCTTAATTGATGCGTTTATGTTTCTTTTATCCGTTATTCTTGTCGTCATCGTAAAGGATTTCCCTGAACATCGGGCAGCGTTTGCAGCTAAAACTACGTTCAAGCAGGATTTTATGACAGGTTTCACTTATATATGGAAAGAGCCGTTTGCAAGAGCCATTACCATTCTCTCTCCTACCCTTATCTTGTTTTTCACAACTACGCTTATGATTATTCAGGTTATGGCAATCAAAGAATGGAGGGCAAGTCCAATAGAATTTGGACTGATTGAAGCTAGCATTCCTCTTGGATACATGGCAGGTGCCGGACTCATTATGTTTTTAGGGGAAAAACTGGTGCGCCGGGGTGTCCTCATTATCGGCAGCATGATAGGACTTGGACCGCTTTACATGCTGCTTGGAGAGATAAACTCCGCGGCATGGAGCATCCCGCTTATTCTATTGGTTGGTTTCATGTTTTCTTTTTGTACACTGCTTGTGAATGTTATCCTTCGATTAGAAGTTACAAGCGAGCTGCAGGGAAGAGTGTTCGGAATGATTGGTGCGCTCACAAGTGTTCTGCCCCCTGCAGGATTAGCATTCGCTTCCTTTTTTACAGATGCATTTGGCGGAGGACGGGTCCTCTTTATTTGCGGACTGTCGCTATTTGCAGTCGGGATTATCTGCTGGGTGCTTTTAAAAGATATTAAGAATTATAAATAA
- a CDS encoding class I SAM-dependent methyltransferase yields MFSAFTKNFSKPKGFFGIIAGRIMALENQTINKWTISKLRIRPGDHILEIGFGPGYSMGHMLKNYRSIKIDGVDVSETMKEQAEKHFESEIAEGRVKLMTADAEKVELRQRSYDKILSVNNYTIWNDPRAGLENITKSLKPGGAIAITMQPREEDASAEKTRMFGRQIHDDMLACGYENIKVSYKKVRPELTVCVTARKKDDAGLR; encoded by the coding sequence ATGTTTTCAGCATTTACGAAAAATTTCAGCAAGCCTAAAGGATTTTTTGGTATCATCGCCGGCAGGATTATGGCACTTGAAAACCAGACGATAAACAAATGGACCATTTCAAAATTGCGCATTAGACCAGGTGATCATATTTTAGAAATTGGATTTGGCCCAGGTTACAGCATGGGACACATGCTTAAGAATTACCGCAGCATTAAGATTGATGGTGTTGATGTATCAGAAACAATGAAAGAACAGGCAGAAAAGCATTTCGAATCTGAAATTGCAGAAGGGAGAGTAAAGCTCATGACAGCTGATGCAGAGAAGGTTGAATTACGGCAGCGTTCCTACGATAAAATCCTTTCCGTTAATAACTATACAATTTGGAACGATCCCCGTGCAGGACTCGAAAACATTACAAAATCCTTAAAACCTGGCGGAGCAATCGCCATTACCATGCAGCCAAGAGAAGAGGATGCAAGCGCTGAAAAGACAAGAATGTTCGGCCGGCAGATACACGATGACATGCTTGCATGCGGATATGAAAACATAAAAGTATCATATAAAAAAGTCCGTCCTGAACTTACAGTTTGCGTAACCGCCAGAAAAAAAGACGATGCAGGATTAAGATAA
- a CDS encoding cupin domain-containing protein — protein sequence MKLKTFLFKDDGSIPNNPNLPLLVYEGAFTSTEQFEYTILEHGWSGTWVDGVYDYHHYHSTSHEVLGVVSGKAKILFGGENGTAVAVQQGDVAVIPAGVGHKCIEKSSDFKVMGAYPDQQEMDMCTGKKEERPKALKHIQNVPLPENDPLLGKGGPMFDYWK from the coding sequence ATGAAACTGAAAACATTCTTGTTCAAAGACGACGGCAGTATTCCAAATAATCCTAATTTGCCGCTTCTCGTTTACGAAGGAGCCTTTACTTCAACGGAACAATTCGAGTACACGATTCTTGAGCACGGCTGGTCGGGAACATGGGTAGATGGTGTTTATGACTATCATCATTATCACAGCACCTCTCATGAAGTTTTAGGAGTTGTAAGCGGTAAGGCAAAAATCCTTTTCGGAGGGGAAAACGGAACAGCCGTTGCTGTTCAACAAGGGGATGTCGCAGTCATTCCTGCAGGCGTTGGACATAAATGCATAGAAAAAAGCTCAGATTTCAAAGTGATGGGAGCCTATCCAGATCAACAGGAAATGGATATGTGCACGGGAAAGAAAGAAGAGCGTCCAAAGGCGTTGAAGCATATTCAAAACGTGCCATTGCCTGAAAATGATCCTTTATTGGGCAAAGGCGGACCTATGTTTGATTATTGGAAGTAA
- a CDS encoding aldehyde dehydrogenase has product MNTHEQIQALLSHQRAYFLKGNTRSVQGRHDRLEKLRLFIKKNERAIMDALKKDLNKSEFEAYSTEIGILLEEISFSQKNLQKWAAPKKVKTAMTHIGTTGKIVPEPFGTALIIAPWNYPFQLALSPLIGAIAAGNTAVLKPSEFAPNVSKLLKELVEETFPSELVVVIEGGIETNQVLLAQKFDVIFFTGSVPVGKIVMEAASKHLTPVILELGGKSPCIVHKDADLQLSAKRIAFGKFTNAGQTCIAPDYLLIHSAVKKEFLSLLQAEITEMFSENPLLNENYSRMISEKHFDRLTEFFSDGKAIFGGKADRESLKIAPTILDEVNVDAAVMQEEIFGPVFPVMEYTDLDQAITFIQDRPKPLALYLFTSSKQTEQQIIGQVSFGGGCINDTLMHIATPHLPFGGVGESGMGNYHGKYSFEAFTHYKSVLHQTTRFDFSFRYPHAKNGLKLIRKLLK; this is encoded by the coding sequence ATGAATACTCATGAACAAATCCAAGCTCTTCTCTCTCATCAAAGAGCTTACTTTTTAAAAGGAAACACAAGAAGCGTTCAGGGAAGACATGATCGGCTCGAAAAGCTTCGTCTTTTTATAAAGAAAAATGAACGTGCGATCATGGATGCATTGAAAAAGGATTTAAACAAATCCGAGTTTGAAGCCTATTCAACAGAGATCGGAATCCTCCTTGAGGAAATATCCTTTTCACAAAAGAATCTACAAAAATGGGCTGCTCCTAAAAAGGTAAAAACAGCAATGACCCACATCGGTACAACCGGGAAAATTGTTCCGGAGCCTTTTGGAACCGCGCTGATTATCGCACCTTGGAATTATCCGTTTCAGCTGGCATTATCGCCTTTAATCGGAGCGATTGCCGCAGGAAACACAGCGGTTTTAAAACCATCTGAATTTGCACCAAACGTGTCTAAGCTTTTGAAAGAGCTTGTAGAAGAAACCTTTCCCTCAGAGCTTGTCGTCGTGATTGAAGGAGGAATTGAAACGAATCAAGTGCTGCTCGCCCAGAAATTTGATGTAATTTTCTTTACGGGAAGTGTGCCGGTCGGGAAAATCGTTATGGAGGCAGCATCCAAGCACCTTACTCCCGTTATCTTGGAGCTTGGCGGAAAAAGCCCGTGTATTGTCCACAAAGATGCTGACTTACAGCTCTCTGCAAAAAGAATTGCATTCGGAAAGTTTACAAATGCGGGTCAAACCTGTATCGCCCCAGATTATCTGCTTATTCACAGCGCAGTAAAGAAAGAATTTTTATCCTTGCTACAAGCTGAAATAACGGAAATGTTCAGTGAAAACCCGCTTTTAAATGAAAATTACAGCAGAATGATCAGTGAGAAGCATTTCGACCGCTTAACGGAATTTTTCTCAGATGGAAAGGCTATTTTTGGCGGAAAAGCCGATCGTGAATCTTTAAAAATTGCTCCAACAATTTTAGATGAGGTAAATGTGGATGCTGCTGTTATGCAGGAAGAGATCTTCGGTCCGGTTTTTCCGGTTATGGAATATACCGATTTAGATCAGGCCATTACTTTTATTCAAGATCGCCCTAAACCACTGGCGCTCTACTTATTTACTTCAAGTAAACAGACTGAGCAGCAGATTATTGGACAGGTTTCCTTTGGCGGAGGGTGCATAAACGATACACTGATGCATATTGCCACACCGCATCTTCCGTTTGGCGGAGTGGGGGAAAGCGGAATGGGCAATTATCATGGCAAGTACAGCTTTGAAGCCTTTACACATTACAAAAGTGTTCTTCACCAAACAACAAGATTTGATTTCAGTTTCAGATATCCTCATGCAAAAAATGGGCTGAAATTAATAAGGAAATTGCTTAAATAA
- a CDS encoding ABC transporter ATP-binding protein, with product MSIVLQSVSKSFGKKEVIKDVSFSVGKGEIFGLLGPSGSGKTTLIKMIVGIEEASIGDANVLGVKMPDLKSLQKIGFMAQSDALYGELTGKENIAFFAALSGLKGKKKKERIQYVMDLVNLSEHASKRTGDYSGGMKRRLSLAIAMLHEPQILVLDEPTVGIDPILRQSIWEELENIRRTGTTIIVTTHVMDEAEKCDRIGFIREGVLIASGTPEQLKSETMSHSIEEAFLAYGGAKQ from the coding sequence ATGAGCATCGTACTCCAATCTGTTTCAAAATCATTTGGCAAAAAAGAAGTAATAAAAGATGTTTCATTTTCAGTAGGCAAGGGGGAAATCTTTGGCCTGCTCGGACCTTCAGGGTCAGGAAAAACAACCTTAATTAAAATGATAGTTGGAATTGAGGAAGCAAGCATCGGGGATGCGAACGTTTTAGGTGTAAAAATGCCGGACTTAAAATCGCTGCAAAAAATCGGATTTATGGCGCAGTCAGACGCTCTTTACGGAGAGCTTACCGGAAAAGAAAATATAGCTTTTTTCGCAGCTCTCAGCGGTTTAAAAGGAAAGAAGAAAAAAGAGAGAATTCAGTATGTAATGGATCTTGTTAACCTTTCTGAGCACGCATCGAAACGGACAGGAGATTATTCAGGGGGAATGAAGCGACGCCTTTCGCTAGCGATCGCCATGCTTCATGAGCCGCAAATCCTAGTGCTTGATGAGCCGACGGTGGGAATCGACCCAATCCTGCGCCAGTCAATTTGGGAGGAGCTTGAGAACATCAGGCGTACTGGAACGACGATTATTGTCACAACGCATGTGATGGATGAAGCTGAAAAATGTGACAGGATTGGTTTCATTCGCGAAGGAGTCCTGATCGCTTCGGGAACTCCAGAACAGTTGAAATCAGAAACAATGTCACACTCCATTGAAGAAGCATTTTTAGCATATGGGGGTGCTAAACAATGA
- a CDS encoding ABC transporter permease, protein MRVLAIVTRIIQQFFRDKRTLALMLIAPLFILTLMNFIFDSEAYSPKIGVHGAPEQLVTVLGENDSKVIEYEENEPEKWITADGLDAFISFDKGNQEITLEGSDPSVSRAVLGVLQKSGQPDQQAQPSVNYLHGSDDMTSFDYIGPVLIGVFIFFFVFLIAGVSFLRERTSGTLDRIMATPLKRWELVLGYVIGFGIFTTFQAVLISAFSISVLDMMMEGPYFYVLLITFLLAMTSLTLGTLLSTFANNELQMFQFIPLVIVPQVFFSGLFKLETMAEWLQSISYAMPLKYGAEALQGIMIKGYGWEDIAQDVYILLGFSLAFLILNIFALKKVRRL, encoded by the coding sequence ATGAGGGTACTTGCGATTGTGACGCGTATCATTCAGCAATTTTTCCGGGATAAGCGGACGCTTGCGCTGATGCTGATTGCTCCGTTATTTATTCTGACTCTGATGAACTTTATTTTTGACAGTGAAGCCTATTCACCTAAAATTGGCGTGCACGGAGCACCTGAGCAATTGGTGACAGTTCTCGGGGAGAACGATAGTAAAGTCATAGAATATGAGGAAAATGAACCTGAAAAATGGATAACAGCAGACGGCCTGGATGCCTTTATCTCGTTCGATAAAGGAAATCAAGAGATTACATTAGAAGGCTCTGATCCGAGTGTAAGCCGGGCAGTGCTGGGGGTGCTCCAAAAAAGCGGCCAGCCGGATCAACAAGCACAGCCATCTGTGAACTACTTGCACGGATCAGACGATATGACCTCCTTTGATTACATCGGTCCAGTTCTTATTGGTGTATTTATCTTTTTCTTTGTTTTTCTGATTGCAGGCGTTTCATTTCTGCGGGAGAGAACAAGCGGAACATTGGACCGGATCATGGCGACTCCGCTTAAACGCTGGGAACTGGTTCTTGGGTATGTGATCGGATTTGGTATTTTTACTACCTTTCAGGCCGTTTTGATTTCTGCCTTCTCCATAAGTGTGCTGGACATGATGATGGAAGGCCCTTATTTCTATGTACTGCTCATTACGTTTCTGCTTGCGATGACTTCTTTGACTCTCGGAACCTTGCTGTCTACGTTTGCTAATAATGAGCTGCAGATGTTTCAATTCATCCCGCTCGTCATTGTGCCGCAAGTGTTCTTTTCAGGTCTTTTTAAACTCGAAACGATGGCGGAGTGGCTGCAGTCCATTAGTTATGCCATGCCGCTTAAATACGGTGCAGAGGCTCTGCAGGGGATCATGATTAAGGGTTACGGGTGGGAGGACATTGCACAGGATGTCTATATTCTGCTTGGTTTTTCCCTGGCATTTCTGATTCTGAATATCTTCGCTTTGAAAAAGGTAAGAAGGCTGTAA
- a CDS encoding TetR/AcrR family transcriptional regulator, with the protein MSNQFSIEELLKLTDEDVKMSEKQKKVVEAAIEIFADKGFAAASTSEIAKKAGVAEGTIFRHYQTKKDLLFAIVMPTITKFIAPFLVRNFLQDVTKQNHQDLEHMLRYILENRYEFIKKNHPVIKILLQEVFFHEEFRGELRKVVEEHAVEKLKKLIIHFQEKGEMIDMPPETVLRMIITTIMGFLIGRFIILPDLDWDDEAEKEYTIQFLLHGLMKK; encoded by the coding sequence ATGAGCAATCAATTTTCCATTGAAGAGCTATTGAAGCTGACAGATGAAGATGTAAAGATGAGTGAAAAACAAAAAAAGGTAGTAGAAGCTGCCATTGAAATATTTGCAGATAAAGGCTTTGCAGCAGCATCAACAAGTGAAATAGCTAAAAAAGCTGGAGTCGCAGAGGGGACGATTTTCCGTCATTATCAAACGAAAAAAGACCTGCTGTTTGCGATCGTCATGCCGACTATAACTAAATTCATTGCCCCATTTTTAGTGAGAAATTTTCTTCAGGACGTGACGAAGCAAAATCATCAGGACCTTGAACATATGCTGAGATACATTCTTGAAAACCGCTATGAGTTTATAAAGAAAAATCACCCTGTCATCAAGATTTTGCTCCAGGAAGTTTTCTTTCATGAAGAGTTCAGAGGGGAGCTCCGAAAGGTCGTTGAGGAACATGCGGTTGAGAAGCTGAAGAAGCTGATCATTCACTTCCAGGAAAAAGGAGAGATGATTGACATGCCTCCTGAAACAGTGTTGCGGATGATCATTACGACAATTATGGGGTTCCTGATCGGAAGGTTCATCATTCTGCCTGATTTGGATTGGGACGATGAAGCAGAAAAAGAATATACGATCCAGTTTCTTCTGCATGGACTGATGAAGAAGTAA